A region of Piscinibacter gummiphilus DNA encodes the following proteins:
- a CDS encoding HlyD family secretion protein yields the protein MSSLFRPEVAEGRRQGWLGSIQLIRPVSLTVLTVLVAASAVAVALYFSFGEYTRKARVTGYLVPDLGVMRLTSPQLAQVVERHAVEGQVVKQGDVLFVLSLDRATTQGDAHEAVQASLARRERSLNAASKLRQELQAARVSASARQLENMRRQLKQLDDEIVSQQARVAGAKQLLERQEALVKQNYVAAVSLVEKAQDLRLAEGQLASLEGKRTAHQSDILVAEAKQRELPLAELAEQGEIERDLAEVAQEAAENEARRRLVVRAPQGGTVTAVSAEPGQTVMAQAVLANIVPAGASLQAHLFAPSSAMGFVRADQPVLLRYEAYPYQKFGHQSGHVLQVSRTPLPASELSGLPGGAAQEPMYRITVALDRQAVQAYGQAQALSPGMQLEADVLLDRRRLLEWIFEPVLSLTGRV from the coding sequence ATGTCCAGCCTCTTTCGCCCTGAGGTCGCCGAAGGCCGGCGTCAGGGCTGGCTGGGCAGCATCCAGCTCATCCGCCCCGTGTCCCTGACGGTGCTGACCGTGCTCGTCGCGGCCAGTGCCGTCGCGGTGGCGCTGTACTTCAGCTTCGGGGAGTACACGCGCAAGGCGCGGGTCACCGGTTACCTCGTGCCCGACCTCGGCGTGATGCGCCTCACGTCGCCCCAGCTCGCACAGGTCGTCGAACGGCATGCCGTCGAAGGCCAGGTCGTGAAGCAGGGCGACGTGCTGTTCGTGCTGTCGCTCGACCGCGCCACCACGCAGGGCGATGCACACGAGGCCGTGCAGGCGAGCCTCGCGCGGCGCGAGCGCAGCCTCAACGCCGCGAGCAAGCTGCGCCAGGAACTGCAGGCCGCACGTGTGAGTGCCTCGGCCCGCCAGCTCGAGAACATGCGTCGCCAGCTCAAGCAGCTCGACGACGAGATCGTCTCGCAGCAGGCCCGCGTGGCCGGCGCGAAGCAGCTGCTCGAACGGCAGGAAGCGCTGGTCAAGCAGAACTACGTGGCAGCTGTGTCGCTGGTCGAGAAGGCGCAGGACCTGCGCCTCGCCGAAGGCCAGCTCGCCTCGCTCGAAGGCAAGCGCACCGCCCACCAGAGCGACATCCTCGTGGCCGAGGCCAAGCAGCGCGAGCTGCCCCTCGCCGAACTCGCCGAACAGGGTGAGATCGAACGCGACCTCGCCGAAGTGGCGCAGGAGGCCGCCGAGAACGAGGCGCGCCGCCGCCTCGTGGTGCGTGCGCCGCAGGGCGGCACGGTCACGGCGGTGTCGGCCGAACCCGGGCAGACCGTGATGGCGCAGGCGGTGCTCGCGAACATCGTGCCGGCCGGCGCATCGCTGCAGGCCCACCTCTTCGCTCCGTCGAGCGCGATGGGCTTCGTGCGGGCCGACCAGCCCGTGCTGCTGCGCTACGAAGCCTACCCGTACCAGAAGTTCGGCCACCAGTCGGGCCACGTGCTGCAGGTCTCGCGCACGCCGCTGCCGGCCTCGGAACTCAGCGGGCTGCCGGGTGGCGCCGCGCAGGAACCCATGTACCGCATCACCGTCGCGCTCGACCGGCAGGCGGTGCAGGCCTACGGTCAGGCGCAGGCGCTGTCGCCCGGCATGCAGCTCGAGGCCGACGTGCTGCTCGACCGCCGCCGCCTGCTCGAATGGATCTTCGAACCCGTGCTGAGCCTCACAGGACGGGTGTGA